The DNA segment CCGATATTATCATACTCGACCTCATGATGCCCGGCATGGATGGTTTCGAGTTTTGTGAAAAAATAAAGAAAGATCCGAAACATGGAGACATCCCCGTTGTCATTGTCTCTGCTCTTCCCTCTTCATCAAACAGAACAAAGCTTTTATCAATGGGCGCCGTTGAATATATTCAGAAACCCTTTGATTCCTCCGAACTGGTCAACAAGATAGAAGAAATACTCAGCAAAGCAAGCTGAAGCTACCCTTTGTTTCATCCTTTACAAAAAAACCAATCCAACAAAATAAAAAAGGGTTTGCCATCATTTGGCAAACCCTTCTTTATTTTCAACCTTGTTAAAAAGGCCTCACTGCGAACCGGTCTCATCCAGGTTGATGGGGTGAGTGATGGGACTTGAACCCACGACCACAGGAGCCACAATCCTGTGCTCTACCAACTGAGCTACACTCACCATTTTCAGTGAAACCACATAAAACGGCCCCTAAAGTAACCGCTTAAAAGAATTTACTTTTTTACCACAACCGGCTCAACAATGTCAACAAAATGTAAGCGCCAAAATTTCAAATCCGGGACTGGAAATCAAAACTTAAGCAGAGAATAAACCTCGTGCGGCTTGAGCTTATCCCTTCCATTGAGGAATTCCAGTTCTGCAAGAAAACTGCACTCGACAATTTCCCCACCCATTTTTTCTATCAGTTCAATAACGGCCTTTACCGTTCCGCCCGTCGCAAGAAGGTCGTCGGCAATGAGTACTTTTTGACCTTTTTTTATGGCATCCTGGTGAATATGCAATTCATCCGTGCCATATTCAAGTTCATAACTTGTGCTGTACGTTTTATAGGGAAGTTTTCCCGGCTTGCGCACAAGTACGACACCCTTTCCCAGCTTGTAGGCAAGAGCGGAGCCCATAATAAAACCTCTCGCTTCAACACCAAGAATAAGGTCTATATCCTTATCGATATACCGGTGCGACATAAGGTCGACTACTCTCTGAAAAGATTTTGCATCGGCAAGAAGCGTCGTTATATCCTTAAAAACAATCCCTTCTTTAGGAAAATCGGGCACGTCCCTTATAATCTTCTTTAACTGCTCCATTAAAATCCTCCAAATAATTATTTCCCAAGGGAAACCTCAATTAATATCATGGTAAAAGTGTAAGCGGATCCAGGGCAACCTTCCCTTCCCTGATTTCGAAATGAACGGCAGCCGTACCGATTTTTCCACTCTCTCCCACATAGGCTATTACTTCACCACTCTTAACAAAGTTCCCCTTTATCACTGCATTGCTGCGATTGTGCGCATAAACGGTAGAATAACGGCCTTCATGTTTTATGATGACCATATTACCGTAACCTTTTATCTCATTCCCACTGTAAATTACCCGCCCCGCAGCAGATGCCCTGACAGGATGTCCTGAATCCCCTTTGATATCTATGCCGTCATGAAGCTCCGCTCCATTTTTTCCAAACCTTGAAATAACCTCCCCTTCTATGGGCCAGCGAAAGGATACTTTTTTAACAACAAGAGGCTTGGTTCTTTTTTCATATTTAGGGGCGGAAGGTTCCTTTTTTATTTCCTCTCCCCGTCTAACTTCATCATACTTCACATTTGGAGGCTTTTCAGTGGCAGCAGCTATGCCGGTAGAATCAACTCTTACACTGGCGCCGGGTATGTAGAGCGCATCACCGGGCTTTACCGAGGAGGGATCTGAAATACCGTTCATTCGGGCAACTGTGGCCCTGCTCATGTTATATGCCTGACATATGCTGTCAAAGGTTTCACCGGGAGCCACCTTATGGTAAATGCCGTAACCTGTTCCACAGGCAAAAAGAGAAAACAGAGTAAATATAAGAACGGCATATTTTATCAACTTAAGTGTCATAACCATTACAAAACAAATTTAAGAAGGACAAAACCACCAATAAGAAGGACGGTAAAAACAAGGGTCAATATATTAAAATATTTATCGATAAATCCTTTAACAGGTTCGCCAAACTTGTAAATAAGGCCACCAACGATAAAAAACCGGGCCGAACGGCTTACAAGTGACGCAAGAATAAAAACAATCAAATTTATCTCGCAGGCCCCTGCAGCTATAGTAAAAACCTTGTACGGTATGGGTGTAAAACCGGCCACGGCCACGGCCCAGGCGTCATATTCCTGATAATAAGCACTTATTATATCAAATTTTTCCATTACGCCATACCATTCAAGGATAGGCTTTCCTACCGCTTCCATGAGGCCAAGACCAAGGAAGTATCCCACCACACCGCCCAGCACGGACCCGACAGAGGAGATAGCTGCATAAATAAAAGCCTTTGCCGGAACGGAAAGGGAAAGGGCCATAAGAAGAACATCGGGGGGCACGGGGAAAAAAGAGGATTCGGCGAGAGCAAGCCAGAAAAGAGCCCAGGTGCCATAAGGAGAGTGGGCCCACTGCATAACCCAGTCATAAGTTTTTCTAATCATTCACTTCCCTTTCACTCCAGCCCTTCTCCCCGATGAGAGGAACAAAGATGCACTCACCAAGATCTTCTTCCCTGAATCCTTCACCCTTCCTGATAAATCTTTTAAGCCGCTGTTTTTCAGCTTTGCCTACGGGCATGACAACCCTGCCACCTTCCTTTAACTGATAAAGAAGCTCTTCGGGAACATTGGAAAAGGAAGCTGCCACCAGTATGGCATCAAAGGGGGCCTTGTCTTTCCA comes from the Deltaproteobacteria bacterium genome and includes:
- a CDS encoding adenine phosphoribosyltransferase, whose product is MEQLKKIIRDVPDFPKEGIVFKDITTLLADAKSFQRVVDLMSHRYIDKDIDLILGVEARGFIMGSALAYKLGKGVVLVRKPGKLPYKTYSTSYELEYGTDELHIHQDAIKKGQKVLIADDLLATGGTVKAVIELIEKMGGEIVECSFLAELEFLNGRDKLKPHEVYSLLKF
- a CDS encoding response regulator, which translates into the protein MLTDEKLALVVENEQVMGRMLSYLFMSRGLKVTTAINGIEAFEKIEQKRPDIIILDLMMPGMDGFEFCEKIKKDPKHGDIPVVIVSALPSSSNRTKLLSMGAVEYIQKPFDSSELVNKIEEILSKAS
- a CDS encoding VTT domain-containing protein — translated: MIRKTYDWVMQWAHSPYGTWALFWLALAESSFFPVPPDVLLMALSLSVPAKAFIYAAISSVGSVLGGVVGYFLGLGLMEAVGKPILEWYGVMEKFDIISAYYQEYDAWAVAVAGFTPIPYKVFTIAAGACEINLIVFILASLVSRSARFFIVGGLIYKFGEPVKGFIDKYFNILTLVFTVLLIGGFVLLKFVL
- a CDS encoding M23 family metallopeptidase; the encoded protein is MTLKLIKYAVLIFTLFSLFACGTGYGIYHKVAPGETFDSICQAYNMSRATVARMNGISDPSSVKPGDALYIPGASVRVDSTGIAAATEKPPNVKYDEVRRGEEIKKEPSAPKYEKRTKPLVVKKVSFRWPIEGEVISRFGKNGAELHDGIDIKGDSGHPVRASAAGRVIYSGNEIKGYGNMVIIKHEGRYSTVYAHNRSNAVIKGNFVKSGEVIAYVGESGKIGTAAVHFEIREGKVALDPLTLLP